The DNA sequence CTATTGGTTTGTTTACTGCGTTTCATTACCAATCGGAATGAATATTCCTTCCAGATAATAATCAGGCCTAAAATATACAAGGTCCATGATTTTGGTAAATCGTGCGGGGTTTGAATATTAGCAATGCTTTCGTACCCAATAATCGTTGCGGAAGTAATTAAAAATCCAACTACCAAAAAGGTAATCAGAGGTTCGGCACGACCATGTCCGTAAGGATGATTTTCATCAGCCGGTTTACTTGAATATTTGATTCCGAATAACACCAAACAAGACGAAAATATATCCGTTGTTGATTCGATCGCATCGGCAATCAAGGCATAAGAATTGCCAAAAAAACCTGCCAATCCTTTTACAAGGGCAAGGCAGGTGTTTCCAGCTATACTAAAATAAGTAGCTTTTATAGCTTTTTGTTCATTCGTCATTTGAGATTTTTTAACTATGCTCTCACGATTTTTGCTCCAATAGCTCTTAAACGCTCGTCGATACGCTCGTATCCACGGTCGATTTGTTCTATATTTTGAATTGTGCTTGTCCCTTTTGCAGATAAAGCAGCAATTAACAATGAGATTCCCGCACGAATGTCCGGAGATGACATTGTTGTAGCTTTAAGTTGAGATTCGAAATTATGTCCCATCACCACCGCTCTGTGCGGATCACATAACATAATTTTTGCTCCCATATCAATCAATTTATCAACGAAAAACAAACGGCTTTCAAACATTTTTTGGTGAATCAAAACATCGCCTTTAGCTTGTGTTGCCACCACTAAAACGATACTCAATAAGTCAGGCGTAAATCCTGGCCATGGTGCATCAGCAATAGTTAAGATAGAACCGTCAATGTCAGTTTTTACTTCGTACCCATTTGTATGAGCAGGAATGTAAATATCATCGCCACGTTTTTCGATTGTAATTCCTAATTTTCTGAATGTGTTCGGGATCAAACCTAAATTTTCCCAGCTTACATTTTTGATTGTAATTTCGCTTTTTGTCATAGCTGCAAGACCAATCCAAGAACCGATTTCAATCATATCCGGAAGAATTCTGTGCTCACAACCACCAAGGCTTTCAACACCTTCGATAGTCAGTAAATTAGAACCAACTCCGGTGATTTTAGCTCCCATCGAATTCAACATTTTACATAACTGTTGCAAGTAAGGCTCGCAAGCAGCATTATAAACGGTTGTTACTCCTTTTGCTAAAACTGCTGCCATTACAATGTTTGCAGTTCCTGTTACGGAAGCCTCATCAAGTAACATGTCTGTTCCTGTAAGACCTCCTTCCGGAGATTCTACACCATAAAAGTGATCTTCTCTGTTGTATCTGAATTTTGCTCCAAGGTTAATAAAACCTTCAAAGTGTGTATCTAATCTGCGACGACCAATTTTATCTCCTCCCGGTTTTGGAATATACCCTCTTCCGAAACGAGCCAATAACGGCCCAACAATC is a window from the Flavobacterium cupriresistens genome containing:
- the murA gene encoding UDP-N-acetylglucosamine 1-carboxyvinyltransferase, giving the protein MGIFKIEGGIPLKGEITPQGAKNEALQILCAVLLTGEKVRINNIPDIIDINKLITLLGNLGVKIQRNEPGSITFQADEVNVGYLETEAFKKEGGALRGSIMIVGPLLARFGRGYIPKPGGDKIGRRRLDTHFEGFINLGAKFRYNREDHFYGVESPEGGLTGTDMLLDEASVTGTANIVMAAVLAKGVTTVYNAACEPYLQQLCKMLNSMGAKITGVGSNLLTIEGVESLGGCEHRILPDMIEIGSWIGLAAMTKSEITIKNVSWENLGLIPNTFRKLGITIEKRGDDIYIPAHTNGYEVKTDIDGSILTIADAPWPGFTPDLLSIVLVVATQAKGDVLIHQKMFESRLFFVDKLIDMGAKIMLCDPHRAVVMGHNFESQLKATTMSSPDIRAGISLLIAALSAKGTSTIQNIEQIDRGYERIDERLRAIGAKIVRA